The following are encoded together in the Flavobacterium haoranii genome:
- a CDS encoding head GIN domain-containing protein, protein MIKLIIQLTKIIVATLIALFMTSCVNFNSISGDGNVTTSKRKVTNFTAVDANTGLEVVIKQGNNFFVEVEADSNLQDHIKTEVENNTLKVYCDQNIYKSSARKVYIEMPVVQTISTSSGASLESQNTIVSDILKLDSSGGSEMKLTIKSQKLTCDSSSGSEINVSGEAIDVTTSSSSGSSINLSKLVAENVSSDSSSGSSTTVNAKNKLKANASSGSSIDYLSSPKEVTLDENSGGSISKQ, encoded by the coding sequence ATGATCAAACTAATTATTCAATTAACTAAAATTATTGTAGCAACGCTAATTGCATTGTTCATGACCAGTTGCGTTAATTTTAATTCGATTTCAGGCGATGGTAACGTAACTACTTCAAAAAGAAAAGTAACCAATTTTACTGCTGTAGATGCAAATACTGGTTTAGAAGTGGTAATTAAACAAGGTAATAACTTTTTTGTAGAAGTAGAAGCCGATTCTAACTTGCAAGATCACATTAAAACTGAAGTAGAAAACAATACTTTAAAAGTGTATTGCGATCAAAACATTTACAAATCAAGTGCACGAAAAGTATATATCGAAATGCCTGTTGTACAAACAATTTCAACTTCAAGTGGCGCAAGCTTAGAAAGTCAAAATACTATTGTTAGCGATATTTTAAAATTAGATTCTAGCGGTGGAAGCGAAATGAAATTAACTATTAAATCGCAAAAATTAACTTGTGATAGTAGTAGCGGAAGCGAAATAAATGTTAGTGGAGAAGCAATAGATGTTACAACAAGCTCATCAAGTGGCAGCTCTATTAATTTATCTAAGTTAGTAGCCGAAAATGTGAGTTCAGATTCATCGAGCGGAAGTTCTACTACTGTTAATGCTAAAAACAAATTAAAAGCAAACGCTTCAAGTGGGAGTTCTATTGATTATCTATCAAGTCCAAAAGAAGTTACTCTAGACGAAAATTCGGGTGGAAGTATTTCGAAACAATAA
- a CDS encoding GIN domain-containing protein — MKKIIVLFALVFATSVTFGQKKEKIKGSKIVTHTVTDLESFVNVEVEDNLEVFLVKADKPSLEIEADDNLHDAINFSVAGNTLRIFSLKDVIGAKKFSIRVNYTENLKLVVAKGETRVNALNELQAENVTIKNYDKSKSFLNVKSEYFTLILNDKAEAELNVKAQNTTLELSKDAELKALVASPEVKIDMYEKSEAKIEGDTENLKLRLDNSSILDAKKFSAKNLEIAIEGYAKADVNVVEQVNITASGKSEIRLYGEPKITVTKFTNSTTLFKKEF; from the coding sequence ATGAAGAAAATTATCGTATTATTTGCTCTTGTTTTCGCAACATCAGTAACATTTGGACAAAAGAAAGAAAAAATAAAAGGATCAAAAATTGTAACCCATACAGTGACTGATCTTGAAAGTTTTGTCAATGTTGAAGTTGAAGATAACTTAGAAGTTTTTTTGGTTAAAGCTGATAAACCTTCTTTAGAAATTGAAGCCGATGATAATTTACACGATGCTATTAATTTTTCTGTCGCAGGAAATACGCTGAGAATTTTCTCCTTAAAAGATGTAATTGGTGCAAAAAAGTTTTCTATTCGTGTTAATTACACTGAAAATTTAAAATTAGTTGTTGCCAAAGGCGAAACAAGAGTTAATGCATTAAACGAACTTCAAGCCGAAAATGTTACTATTAAAAACTATGATAAATCTAAATCATTTTTAAATGTAAAATCGGAATATTTTACTCTAATTTTAAATGATAAAGCAGAAGCTGAATTAAATGTTAAAGCTCAAAATACAACTTTAGAATTAAGCAAAGATGCCGAATTAAAAGCACTTGTAGCTTCACCTGAAGTAAAAATTGATATGTATGAAAAAAGCGAAGCTAAAATTGAAGGTGACACCGAAAACCTTAAACTTCGTTTAGACAATAGTAGCATTTTAGATGCTAAAAAATTCAGTGCCAAAAATTTAGAAATTGCTATTGAAGGTTATGCTAAAGCTGACGTTAATGTGGTAGAACAAGTAAATATTACGGCTTCGGGAAAAAGTGAAATTAGATTATATGGTGAACCAAAAATCACAGTAACAAAATTCACAAATTCGACAACTTTATTCAAAAAAGAATTCTAA
- the trxB gene encoding thioredoxin-disulfide reductase, which yields MSNEIERVKCLIIGSGPAGYTAAIYAARANMFPVLYQGQQPGGQLTTTNEVENFPGYPDGITGPEMMIQLQAQAKRFGTDIRDGWATKVDFSGEVHKVWINETIEIHADTVIISTGASAKYLGLDSEQHYLKLGGGVSACAVCDGFFYRNQEVVIVGAGDSACEEAHYLSQICKKVTMLVRSDKFRASKIMEDRVRKTPNIEILMHTETEEVLGDGQVVTAVRAKNRTTGESIEIPATGFFVAIGHKPNTDIFKDFLDLDETGYIINVPGTAKTNVPGVFVGGDAADHVYRQAITAAGTGCMAALDAERYLASKM from the coding sequence ATGTCAAACGAAATAGAAAGAGTAAAATGTTTAATAATTGGTTCTGGTCCTGCGGGTTACACTGCAGCAATTTATGCGGCTAGAGCTAATATGTTTCCAGTATTATATCAAGGTCAGCAACCAGGAGGACAATTAACCACTACAAATGAAGTGGAAAATTTTCCTGGATATCCTGATGGAATTACTGGTCCAGAAATGATGATACAATTACAAGCGCAAGCAAAACGTTTTGGAACGGATATTCGTGATGGTTGGGCAACAAAAGTTGATTTTTCTGGAGAAGTTCATAAAGTTTGGATTAACGAAACAATTGAAATTCATGCTGATACTGTAATTATTTCTACAGGAGCTTCTGCAAAGTATTTAGGTTTAGATTCGGAACAACATTATTTAAAACTTGGTGGTGGAGTTTCTGCTTGTGCAGTTTGTGATGGATTCTTCTACAGAAATCAAGAAGTTGTAATTGTTGGAGCAGGAGATAGTGCATGTGAAGAAGCTCACTACTTATCGCAAATTTGTAAAAAAGTGACCATGCTAGTGAGAAGTGATAAATTTAGAGCTTCAAAAATTATGGAGGATCGTGTGCGTAAGACTCCTAATATTGAAATTTTAATGCATACTGAAACGGAAGAAGTTTTAGGTGACGGACAAGTGGTTACAGCAGTTAGAGCTAAAAATAGAACAACGGGTGAAAGTATTGAAATTCCTGCAACAGGTTTCTTTGTGGCAATTGGACATAAACCCAATACAGATATTTTCAAAGATTTTCTTGATTTAGATGAGACAGGATACATTATAAATGTACCGGGAACTGCAAAAACAAATGTTCCAGGTGTGTTTGTAGGTGGAGATGCTGCAGATCATGTGTATCGTCAAGCAATTACAGCGGCTGGTACTGGATGTATGGCAGCTTTAGACGCAGAGCGTTATTTGGCTTCTAAAATGTAA
- the udk gene encoding uridine kinase, whose amino-acid sequence MLIIGIAGGTGSGKTTVVHQIMNELPATEVGIISQDSYYKETHHLSYEERTKINFDHPRAIDFELLVQHLKELKAGNVIEQPIYSFVTHDRTDDTIVTHPRTVMIVEGILIFTNPELRDMFDIKVFVHADSDERLIRRLKRDIAERGRDMEEVLNRYQNTLKPMHEQFIEPTKAYADIIIPNDKYNTVAIDVVRAVIKQRIR is encoded by the coding sequence ATGCTAATTATCGGTATCGCTGGAGGAACAGGAAGTGGAAAAACTACTGTAGTTCATCAAATTATGAATGAACTTCCTGCCACTGAAGTGGGAATTATTTCTCAGGATTCTTATTATAAAGAAACGCATCACCTTTCTTACGAAGAAAGAACTAAAATTAATTTTGATCATCCTAGAGCAATTGATTTCGAATTATTAGTACAACACTTAAAAGAACTTAAAGCTGGAAATGTTATCGAACAGCCCATTTATTCTTTTGTTACACATGATAGAACAGACGATACAATAGTTACGCATCCGAGAACAGTAATGATTGTTGAAGGAATTTTAATTTTTACAAATCCTGAATTAAGAGACATGTTTGACATTAAAGTGTTTGTACATGCTGATTCTGATGAAAGATTAATCCGAAGATTAAAACGCGATATTGCTGAGCGTGGAAGAGATATGGAAGAGGTTTTAAATCGTTATCAAAACACCTTAAAACCAATGCACGAGCAATTTATTGAACCTACAAAAGCTTACGCAGATATTATTATACCAAACGACAAATACAACACTGTTGCTATTGATGTAGTAAGAGCTGTTATTAAACAACGTATTCGATAA
- a CDS encoding FtsB family cell division protein, protein MLLFFLLWMLFLDNYSYLEHRVLNKEIDELEDNIDYYKSEIYQDSVRIKKLKNPDQIEKYAREQYYMKRENEDVYIIEKEGEEQVEQTKF, encoded by the coding sequence GTGCTTTTGTTTTTTTTACTATGGATGCTTTTTCTAGACAATTACTCTTATCTTGAACATCGAGTTTTAAATAAAGAAATCGATGAATTAGAAGATAATATCGATTACTATAAATCTGAAATCTATCAAGATAGCGTTAGAATTAAGAAGCTTAAAAATCCAGATCAGATTGAAAAATATGCTCGCGAACAATATTATATGAAACGAGAAAATGAAGACGTTTATATAATTGAAAAAGAAGGCGAAGAGCAAGTAGAACAAACAAAATTTTAA
- a CDS encoding methylmalonyl-CoA mutase subunit beta codes for MANDKLFTEFEKVSSKEWKQKIQVELKGADYNETLVWESLEGIKVKPFYGSDEFEKKYTYSTPNDPFKIGQKIFVQEEKLSVKKASEFIQKGADVVYFTIPNDEKNIEELIEFTKTKAAFFYLPFLSNDFVSKFNTIENGNLLIDPIGQLVLDGNWFTNLETDFNTLNQLNKNCKSSFLTIKSEVYQNAGANMVQQLAYTLAHVNEYFNRIETIQQKITVEVAVGSNYFFEIAKLKALRLLLETLAKEYNFTAGFQIIATPTKRNKTLYDYNVNMLRTTTECMSAILGGADVVINSNYDAIYHKENEFGNRIARNQLLVLKNESYFDKVNNATDGAYYIETLTEQLAEKALELFKDIEANGGLITQLVDGTIQRKIKESADKEQDLFDSGKEVLLGTNKYPNKNDMMKNDLELYPFVKQNARKTLITPIIERRLAEKLEQERLASE; via the coding sequence ATGGCAAACGATAAACTATTTACCGAATTCGAAAAAGTTTCATCGAAAGAATGGAAACAGAAAATTCAAGTCGAACTTAAAGGTGCCGATTATAACGAAACCTTAGTTTGGGAAAGCTTGGAAGGAATTAAAGTAAAACCTTTTTATGGAAGCGATGAGTTTGAAAAAAAATACACATATTCAACTCCAAATGATCCTTTCAAAATTGGACAAAAAATATTTGTTCAGGAAGAAAAATTATCAGTAAAAAAAGCTAGCGAGTTTATTCAAAAAGGAGCTGATGTGGTTTATTTCACAATTCCTAATGATGAAAAAAATATTGAAGAACTTATTGAGTTTACCAAAACCAAAGCAGCTTTTTTTTATTTGCCTTTCCTTTCAAACGATTTCGTTTCTAAATTTAATACTATTGAAAATGGTAATCTTTTAATAGATCCTATTGGTCAATTAGTTTTAGATGGAAATTGGTTTACCAATTTAGAAACCGATTTCAACACTTTAAACCAACTTAATAAAAACTGTAAGTCATCTTTTTTAACCATAAAATCTGAAGTGTACCAAAACGCTGGAGCCAATATGGTTCAGCAATTAGCTTACACTCTGGCTCACGTAAATGAATACTTCAATAGAATAGAAACTATTCAACAAAAAATAACTGTTGAAGTTGCTGTTGGTTCCAATTATTTTTTCGAAATCGCTAAACTAAAAGCACTTCGATTATTGTTAGAAACGCTAGCAAAAGAATACAATTTCACGGCTGGTTTTCAAATTATAGCTACTCCAACAAAAAGAAATAAAACACTTTACGACTACAACGTAAACATGTTACGTACCACTACCGAATGTATGAGTGCTATTTTGGGTGGAGCCGATGTTGTAATTAACAGTAATTACGATGCTATTTATCACAAAGAAAATGAATTTGGTAACCGCATCGCCCGAAATCAATTATTAGTTTTAAAGAACGAAAGTTATTTCGACAAAGTAAACAATGCAACTGACGGTGCTTACTATATTGAAACCTTAACCGAACAGTTAGCTGAAAAAGCTTTAGAACTTTTCAAAGATATTGAAGCAAATGGAGGTTTAATCACGCAATTAGTTGATGGAACTATCCAACGAAAAATTAAAGAAAGCGCTGATAAAGAACAAGACCTTTTCGATTCTGGAAAAGAAGTTTTATTGGGTACAAACAAATATCCAAACAAAAATGATATGATGAAAAACGATTTGGAATTGTATCCTTTTGTAAAACAAAACGCTAGAAAAACGCTAATTACTCCAATAATTGAGAGAAGATTAGCCGAAAAATTAGAACAAGAACGATTAGCAAGTGAGTAA
- the scpA gene encoding methylmalonyl-CoA mutase, translating to MRKNIQDLQLVKSTKPETVSSSGVENFTTAEGIEVKPTYSEEDSNNLEHIGFAAGFAPNLRGPYATMYVRRPWTIRQYAGFSTAEESNAFYRRNLAAGQKGLSVAFDLATHRGYDSNHERVVGDVGKAGVAIDSVEDMKILFDQIPLGEMSVSMTMNGAVLPIMAFYIVAAEEQGVAPNLLSGTIQNDILKEFMVRNTYIYPPTPSMKIIADIFEYTSKNMPKFNSISISGYHMQEAGATADIELAYTLADGLEYIRTGIAAGMDIDTFAPRLSFFWAIGMNHFMEIAKMRAGRMLWAKLLKQFNPKDDKSLALRTHCQTSGWSLTEQDPFNNVARTAIEAAAAAFGGTQSLHTNALDEAIALPTDFSARIARNTQIYLQEETKICKTVDPWAGSYYVESLTAEIAEKAWALIQEVEELGGMTKAIEAGIPKLRIEEAAARKQARIDSGQDIIVGVNKYRLEKEDPLHILEVDNQTVRKQQIERLDQIKATRDNAKVAECLAKLTECAKTGNGNLLDLAVDAARNRATLGEISDALETVFGRYKAQIRSFSGVYSKEIKNDESFEKAKQLADAFAKKEGRRPRIMIAKMGQDGHDRGAKVVATGYADVGFDVDIGPLFQTPQEAAKQAVENDVHILGVSSLAAGHKTLVPQVIEELKKYGREDIMVIVGGVIPAQDYQYLFDAGAVAVFGPGTKISDAAISILEVLLED from the coding sequence ATGAGAAAAAACATACAAGATTTACAATTAGTAAAAAGTACAAAACCAGAAACTGTCAGTTCGAGCGGAGTCGAGAACTTCACAACTGCTGAAGGAATTGAAGTAAAACCAACTTATTCTGAAGAAGACAGTAATAACTTAGAACATATTGGTTTTGCAGCAGGTTTTGCACCAAATTTACGCGGACCGTATGCAACCATGTACGTTCGCCGACCTTGGACAATTCGCCAATATGCAGGATTTTCAACTGCAGAAGAAAGTAATGCTTTTTACAGAAGAAACTTAGCGGCGGGACAAAAAGGATTATCAGTCGCCTTCGATTTAGCCACACATAGAGGATACGATTCTAATCACGAGCGAGTAGTTGGTGATGTTGGAAAAGCTGGAGTTGCCATTGATTCGGTGGAAGATATGAAAATTCTTTTCGACCAAATTCCATTAGGCGAAATGTCGGTTTCGATGACCATGAATGGTGCTGTGTTACCTATCATGGCATTTTACATCGTAGCTGCCGAAGAACAAGGCGTTGCTCCTAACCTATTATCAGGAACGATACAGAATGATATTTTGAAGGAATTCATGGTGCGAAATACTTACATTTATCCACCAACACCTTCGATGAAAATTATTGCGGATATTTTCGAATATACGAGTAAAAACATGCCGAAGTTCAACTCGATTTCGATTTCGGGTTACCACATGCAAGAAGCGGGTGCAACTGCCGATATTGAGTTAGCATATACATTAGCCGATGGTTTAGAATACATTCGTACAGGAATTGCTGCTGGAATGGATATCGATACCTTCGCTCCTCGCCTTTCGTTTTTCTGGGCAATTGGTATGAATCATTTCATGGAAATTGCAAAAATGCGTGCGGGCCGTATGTTGTGGGCAAAATTATTAAAACAATTCAATCCAAAAGATGACAAATCATTAGCATTAAGAACGCACTGCCAAACTTCTGGTTGGAGTTTAACCGAGCAAGATCCTTTTAATAACGTTGCAAGAACAGCAATTGAAGCAGCAGCGGCAGCATTTGGTGGAACACAATCGTTACATACCAATGCATTGGACGAAGCCATTGCTTTACCAACCGATTTTTCAGCGCGTATTGCTCGTAATACACAAATCTACTTACAAGAAGAAACCAAAATTTGTAAAACCGTTGATCCTTGGGCAGGAAGTTATTATGTAGAAAGTTTAACAGCTGAAATTGCAGAAAAAGCATGGGCTTTAATTCAGGAAGTAGAAGAATTAGGCGGTATGACTAAAGCAATTGAAGCAGGAATTCCAAAACTACGTATTGAAGAAGCGGCAGCACGAAAACAAGCGCGTATTGACAGCGGACAAGATATTATTGTTGGCGTAAACAAATACCGTTTAGAGAAAGAAGATCCGTTACATATTTTAGAAGTCGATAACCAAACCGTTCGTAAACAACAAATTGAGCGTTTGGATCAAATAAAAGCAACGCGTGATAACGCAAAAGTAGCCGAATGTTTAGCCAAACTAACCGAATGTGCAAAAACAGGAAACGGCAACTTATTAGATTTAGCAGTAGATGCAGCTCGCAACAGAGCCACTTTAGGGGAAATTAGCGATGCCTTAGAAACTGTTTTCGGAAGATACAAAGCACAAATTAGAAGTTTTAGCGGCGTGTATAGTAAAGAAATTAAAAACGACGAAAGCTTTGAAAAAGCAAAACAATTAGCAGATGCCTTTGCTAAAAAAGAGGGACGTCGCCCAAGAATTATGATTGCCAAAATGGGACAAGACGGTCACGATCGTGGTGCCAAAGTAGTAGCGACAGGTTATGCCGATGTAGGTTTTGACGTAGACATTGGACCATTATTCCAAACGCCACAAGAAGCAGCCAAACAAGCCGTTGAAAACGACGTACATATTTTAGGCGTTTCTTCTTTAGCAGCGGGACACAAAACATTAGTTCCTCAAGTTATTGAAGAATTGAAAAAATACGGTCGCGAAGATATTATGGTGATTGTAGGTGGTGTTATCCCAGCGCAAGATTACCAATATTTATTTGATGCCGGAGCGGTTGCGGTTTTTGGTCCTGGAACTAAAATTAGCGATGCCGCTATTAGTATTTTAGAGGTTTTATTAGAAGATTAA
- a CDS encoding Y-family DNA polymerase, which yields MLVFLFFSTFKVINNQNIFYTYLYLCKMYALVDCNNFFVSCERVFQPQWNNKPVVVLSNNDGCIISRSEEAKALGIPMGAPEFKYKDLLTAHQVKVFSSNYALYGDLSNRVMELLKQFTPDIENYSIDEAFLNFTKTNITDFEQCGFTIKKMLQKGLSIPVCVGFGPTKALSKVANRIAKKFQKRTQGIYVIDTEEKRIKALKWLKIEDVWGIGFRLTKKMKAKNILTAYDFTLAENTAYIKEIMGVVGLRLQMELQGIPVLELEDALETKKNIAITRSFEKPLRSIDELTERISTFATVASEKLRKQKSCCYGIMIFIKKDKFKTTDSRYYFSSFKHLPFATQSALTLSTTAIEMLKELFKESEAYNKAGVVLCEIIPENQKQFHLFEEENPKHERLMKVMDMIRKKTGERKIRLGNQDLDRTWKMKQNFLSKKYTTNLDDILEVKC from the coding sequence ATGTTGGTGTTTTTATTTTTCTCAACTTTCAAAGTTATCAACAATCAAAATATTTTTTACACCTATTTGTATCTTTGTAAGATGTATGCTTTAGTCGATTGTAATAACTTTTTTGTATCCTGTGAGCGTGTATTTCAGCCACAATGGAACAACAAACCCGTTGTTGTGTTATCTAACAACGATGGTTGTATTATTTCGAGAAGTGAAGAAGCAAAAGCTTTAGGAATTCCCATGGGAGCTCCCGAATTTAAATACAAAGATTTATTAACTGCACATCAAGTTAAAGTCTTTTCGTCTAATTATGCTTTATATGGCGATTTAAGTAATCGGGTCATGGAATTGTTAAAACAATTTACTCCCGATATTGAAAACTATAGTATCGACGAGGCTTTTTTAAACTTTACGAAAACCAACATAACCGATTTTGAACAATGCGGATTCACCATTAAAAAAATGCTACAAAAAGGCTTAAGCATTCCTGTTTGTGTGGGATTTGGACCAACAAAAGCTTTATCGAAAGTAGCTAATCGAATTGCTAAAAAGTTTCAAAAAAGAACACAAGGTATTTATGTTATCGATACAGAAGAAAAACGTATTAAAGCACTGAAATGGCTCAAAATTGAAGACGTTTGGGGAATTGGTTTCCGACTTACAAAGAAAATGAAAGCTAAAAATATTCTCACGGCTTACGATTTTACTTTAGCCGAGAATACGGCTTATATTAAAGAAATCATGGGTGTTGTAGGACTGCGTTTACAAATGGAACTACAAGGTATTCCTGTTTTAGAATTGGAAGACGCACTCGAAACCAAAAAAAATATTGCCATTACACGTAGTTTTGAAAAACCGTTGCGTTCCATTGACGAACTTACCGAGCGTATTTCTACGTTTGCAACAGTAGCTTCAGAAAAATTACGCAAACAGAAATCGTGCTGTTACGGCATTATGATTTTTATTAAAAAAGATAAATTTAAAACAACCGATTCTCGCTATTATTTTTCGAGTTTCAAACATCTTCCCTTTGCTACGCAATCGGCTTTGACTTTGAGTACAACTGCCATTGAAATGTTAAAAGAACTCTTCAAAGAAAGCGAAGCATACAATAAAGCAGGTGTTGTTTTGTGTGAAATTATTCCTGAAAATCAAAAACAATTTCACTTGTTTGAAGAAGAAAATCCGAAACACGAACGCTTGATGAAAGTGATGGATATGATTCGTAAAAAAACGGGCGAACGCAAAATACGATTGGGCAACCAAGATTTAGATCGAACATGGAAAATGAAACAAAATTTCTTATCTAAAAAATACACCACTAATCTCGACGATATATTAGAAGTAAAATGTTAA
- a CDS encoding LexA family protein, protein MLKPKNLQFYQPDIENSLSAPFIPSGIKAGFPSPAGDFDESKISIDQIVVKNQATTFYAKASGNSMVNAGIDDGDILVIDRSLEPSNFKIAVCYIDGEFTVKRIKIDKTGTYLQPENDAYNPIKITEENELIIWGIVTYVIKKL, encoded by the coding sequence ATGTTAAAACCAAAAAACTTACAATTTTATCAACCCGATATTGAAAATTCATTATCAGCACCTTTTATTCCAAGCGGAATTAAAGCGGGATTTCCTTCGCCTGCTGGTGATTTTGATGAAAGTAAAATTAGTATCGATCAAATTGTAGTAAAAAATCAGGCGACTACTTTTTATGCAAAAGCCTCTGGAAATTCGATGGTGAATGCCGGAATAGATGATGGCGATATTTTAGTAATTGACAGAAGTCTTGAACCTTCAAATTTTAAAATTGCGGTTTGTTATATTGACGGAGAATTTACTGTAAAACGCATTAAAATTGACAAGACAGGCACTTATCTTCAACCTGAAAATGACGCTTATAATCCTATTAAAATTACAGAAGAAAACGAACTTATTATTTGGGGAATTGTAACTTATGTCATAAAAAAACTATAA
- a CDS encoding methionine aminotransferase, whose amino-acid sequence MSKLPNITTSIFSVMSQLANQHGSINLSQGFPNFPEDERLLQISERILRENIHQYTPMAGLPLLLEKIALQTQKQYNRKVDITSEILITAGATQGIFTAINTFVNQGDEVVILDPSYDSYEPSVLVAGGKPVRVSLNDDYTPNFNRIESTITSKTKMIVVNNPHNPAGRIWTEQDFEALETILEKHPQILVLGDEVYEYITFTQPHISFNTREILKHRTIIASSFGKSLHVTGWKVGYLIAPENLMYEMKKVHQFLVFSVNSFSQYAIAEYLEVVDFSEVSKMYQQKRDLFQNLLKDSRFELMPCDGTYFQVVNYNAISKENDVDFAKKLITEHGVAAIPISVFYEDATDKHMLRFCFAKTDETLIAAAEKLCGI is encoded by the coding sequence ATGTCGAAACTACCCAATATTACTACGAGCATATTTTCTGTGATGTCGCAATTAGCGAACCAACACGGTTCGATTAATTTATCACAAGGATTTCCAAATTTTCCAGAAGATGAACGTTTGTTGCAAATTTCAGAACGTATTCTTCGAGAAAATATTCATCAATATACACCTATGGCGGGTTTGCCTTTGTTATTGGAAAAAATTGCTTTACAAACTCAAAAACAATACAATAGAAAAGTTGATATTACCTCTGAAATATTAATAACTGCTGGCGCGACTCAAGGCATCTTTACAGCAATCAATACCTTTGTAAATCAGGGAGATGAAGTTGTTATTTTGGATCCAAGTTATGATAGTTATGAACCTTCTGTTTTAGTTGCTGGCGGAAAACCTGTTCGTGTTTCATTAAACGATGATTACACCCCAAATTTCAACCGAATTGAAAGTACTATTACATCAAAAACCAAAATGATTGTCGTAAATAATCCGCATAATCCGGCTGGTAGAATTTGGACAGAACAAGATTTTGAAGCTTTAGAAACCATCCTTGAAAAACATCCTCAAATTTTAGTTCTAGGCGATGAAGTGTACGAATACATTACGTTTACACAACCACATATTTCATTTAATACTCGTGAAATATTAAAACATAGAACGATTATTGCTTCTTCTTTTGGAAAATCGTTGCATGTTACAGGTTGGAAAGTCGGCTATTTAATTGCACCTGAAAATTTAATGTATGAAATGAAAAAAGTACACCAATTTTTAGTATTCAGTGTGAATAGTTTTTCCCAATATGCAATTGCAGAATATTTAGAAGTTGTAGATTTTAGTGAAGTATCGAAAATGTACCAACAAAAAAGAGATTTATTTCAAAACCTACTAAAAGACAGTCGGTTTGAACTAATGCCTTGTGATGGAACGTATTTTCAGGTAGTAAATTACAATGCGATTTCAAAAGAAAATGATGTCGATTTTGCAAAAAAACTAATAACCGAACACGGTGTAGCAGCTATTCCAATCTCTGTTTTTTATGAAGATGCTACCGACAAACACATGTTGCGATTTTGTTTCGCTAAAACAGATGAAACATTGATTGCTGCTGCTGAAAAGTTGTGTGGGATTTAA